Part of the Mytilus galloprovincialis chromosome 14, xbMytGall1.hap1.1, whole genome shotgun sequence genome is shown below.
gacaaaaacaattgtgccaattttacgtgacgggtAGTGTGAAATATAAATAGTTCCATGTAAATAAATAGTGTGTTTAGaagttttgttataattacaAAGCTTATATTCAATGAATGTATATATAGACAGTCTGTCACGTCTTTTTGTCATTGCTGTTATActtattattcatttttgttgacAGTACGGTCAGTATGCGTGTTGTTAATTTAGAAGTTTCATTTCATGTATCTGTGTATGTAGAAAACGTGTCGAATAGCTTGTTCCATTCTTTAAATATTACAATCAATGTATGTAGACAGTGTGCTAGGTAGCTGTGTTAAGGGATTAAATACATGTGTGCAGACAATGAGTCTTATAGTTTTAGCCATTTCTTTACGTTTTTAATCCTTGTATGTAGACAGTTTGCATAGTGACTTTGTCATAACATTAAATTGTTTAATCCATGTATGAACAATGTGTGTCAAATATATCTGCATGTCTCATCATTGCAAAGATAGTAACTCATGTATAAAGCCATTGTGTCAagcatcttttttttaattattgtgtataatatatacatatatatttatcatcACAATCATACTGataaaggatatctgttatccgaaatattaataaataattacattataatATAGATATACTTTGTTCAGTAAATATATCAATTCTTAaagtcttactgaacctactcttTTGTTCCTCTATGACCGTGCAATATTGGAAtagcaagataaaaaaaaacatctgaaaaattTCTAGTTAGAATAAGGTTTGACCGAATTATAAAAATGTAGACATCTCCAATCTGGTTGTGCAGCTCACGTTAAAGAAAGGTCAagacgcaacgtcagatattggTACAatttagtgtaacagaaaaaaTTACGTTTAATTGGAAACGTGCACTCTCTGATTTTCTTGTTTCCTTGTTGGGTAAATACAAAGTATAACACACAAGTAGAAATGCCGTGAGATTCCATTTTATAATTTACAGGGCATATAAATTTTACTGctagtaattatgtgttttttttccaatattgctgcATTATGTATTCaacccgagtatgattttattcaagcagtgGTACAAGAGACAATACAATGGCTTATAGTTATGATAAtgaagttttcttactttttcATCGTTTTATGGGTCATtctcaaaaaatgtccaaattcaaaaccagaagatttataaaaatgataagcAAGTCTAAGATAAAAAATGACTTTAATTAGAACTCTAACTtctgcaaaacatgaaaatacaaCTTAACATCAACATGAACAAtaacttttttgtaaaaatatcataaaacataccCTTGCTGCTTGCAAGTGTCCATGGAGTTACCGATTAAGAAAGCACTGATATTTAAAATTGGTCAATTTCAGATTATGTGTAAAGTCAAAATAATAGCCTGAGTATCCAATATATGTGTTATCAAATTACGTCCACCTTATCCTAAGTTCCAAAGAAGTGAATTTTTCACTTTCATACACTAGGTAGAGGCATAGTAAAAAACAACTTTGTTATTTTTCTCTTAAATCTACTTTGCAGGATCaatttcatttgtttaatatcCCATTGTGTAAATATTATTACTAATATCATTTGAGAATCTTCTTGAATAAGTTTATTtgcaatgaattaaatatttaaaagtaaaagagGATGGTAACACAAAGgacaaaatataacaacaatGACATAAATAGTATCATCAATGACATTTTCAGCTAAAAAACCGTTATTTATCAAAAGGAAAGAAAAAGTGTTATAAAGAAGGTATCTGTCAAAGAGGATTTTAACATAAACTTGGTTATTCTATGATTGTCAGAAATTTCTTAAGATTATTCACTTTAAAACATCATATCAGTAGGACCGGTAACTCCAAGGACGTACCAAAAATAGATGAAATACTTTTCTTGTaaaacgaaatttgaaaaaaatgaaatattaagaatTTATAAATTTGCAATAAAGAAAATCAGTATGTCTTTTTGGTCCCTCATTTTATGCTTAATTTGACTAAATTAAGAATGCACAATACCAAGTCAAATGTTTAGTTTTCTGAGAGCACTTTCCCACAATTGATTGTCTACAAAATACTTTTGTCCTACAAGTCTTGGTTCAGGAATGACTCCTATGATCTTATCCATACCGTACCAACATTTATCTCGAACTGCGAGTGGCCAATAAAACGTACTCGTTCTTAAAGTCTTTCCTAATCTATGCATACAAGTGACATATACTTCAGCTTCATCACAATCTATTACTCTGCCAGGATATGGCTTATTGTCATATTCAACGAGAACATAACGATCGACTAGGTAATGGGGTGTTACATCATTTGGATCAACATTCTCAATAGTATCCTTTTCCTCCATTTCAATATCTTTCAAAGCTGCTACAAAATGATTTGGAACCCAGTTTTTCTCATTCATATCTGTTCTTGTTGATGTCCACATTACATAAGCTGTTTCAAGGCCTATGTTTTGTCTAGGTAGGATTAACCTATGAAGATCATTGCGAACATTTGGATTGCCTAGCATAGGATACACAGAAAATAATGGTCTGCACAAAATACTTGAAAGTGAAAACAGTTGCCAGATTCCCATATAAGACCTgttctttgtaatttttattacTTCCTTTTGGTATACCATTTCCACTTTTCGCAAAGATAGTCTTTCATTTGGAATATACTCATCTGAGTACATGGCATAAGTCTTTGACAAAGCGTTGTTTGTATATGAATTATCTGTACCCCGTTTAAGATAATCTTGGTCTAGGTAGCAATCCTTGAAAATAGTCTGTTCAATAATCATTCTGACCCGAATCTCTTCTGCTCTTTTCTGGTCACCAAAGGCAAATACACTGCCTGTATAAGGTAGACAATTACCATCCGCTCCAATCCTAACAGGAGTCAATTCAAGTAATTCCTTCTGAGAAATATCCCTTGGAAATATTTGAAGAGAATCCTCATCAACACTGATGCCTGTATTCAAAATAGATGGAAAATAGTTGTAATCTATGTTGAACTGTTGTCTTTCTATCTCGTTCTGTATCTTGGTGCACATTTTGTGTACATCAGTAAAAGTTGTACAACTTGCCAAATTATTTGAAGTCTTTAAGAAGAATGCTTCTCTGGTACTAGAATCTGAATCTTTAGGGACATATTCATCAGGTTCTTGATGATCAcaggattttttatattttgttttagctTCTTTATCTTCTTCACTCTTTTTCGAACCACTTTCTTCTGGAATTAGCCCTCTCAAATTGCTGTCTTCTCTATCTTTTTCTTGGACATGTTTGCTATTTACTATTAATACTGCTTTTTTCCAATTATGTCCATATTCCGAACAACTCTCAACACATGTGCAGCTGACATCTCTGTACCAAATTTCCCCACATATTGACGTTCTTATCTGATGCAATTTGAATGTTCCAGGTACAGCTTTTAGATTCTGAGATGCTAGTAGATGTGTTTTTTCTGCAATATGTTCTTTTACAACTTCATACAGCATCACCAAGGATTCTTGCTCTTGAATTCTCTCCACAAAAGACTTTGCACTTGTGATGTCCTTTCCACGTAAAACTAAATCGTTTGCTGTTCTCTTTAGTGTGCCACCAACACCATCAGGGACCCCTTTCCCATGTCCACTCTCATGAAAATTCCAAGTAGCCTGTAATCCTCGTTTTGACATTTCCTTTGATAACAGAAAAAAGATACCTTTCTGACGGTACTGGCTGCATGGGCCATCACTGAAGAAATGTAGTGTGTCTACATTTTTGTTCTCATTTATAATTCTATCTAAAATCGGATCAAGAAATGCCCAGATAGCACTTGGATTGTGGTCTAGGCAATCCGAAACTCCGCAAAACGTTTGGGTTCTTCCTTTAGTGTAATACACACCTGTGTGCAAAGTGATTTGTTGCTTGGATGCACCGAAATGCATACTTTGAATTTCTGTTGAAAGCTTGCAAAGGAAGTTCTCAGCAAAATCAATGTGTATTAAAACTTCATTTTCTTTTAAGTTTTCTTTCATTTTCCTGTAGTGATTGAATTGGTTGGTGATATTGAAGGTGTGGACTTTGAATCTTTGCATTTCACTCGAAAATGTGTCTATCAAACAATCTATACTGTCAGTTACCTTTTCCTTAACTGTTAGTGTGACTTCTTTCTCTTGATTATTTATAAGTCGGGTTTCCTTCTTTGTTTTCCACTGAAACCATTCAGTATTTATAGTACTATCAGTTTCTGATTGAAGAATGACATCTTTGCATTCCATACATCTTCCGTACATGCAATCCATTTTGTTAATGTCACAGGCAAACATCTTAACGATCTCTTGTAGTCTTTTCGATGGGAGACAGTTTAAACCGTGAAGAGAATTGACAAGAAATTGCATGTTTTCGTGGTATTTGCATGCGCATGTTTCTCTATCTGAATCCTTCGGTGGTTGAACCCAAAATGGGCGCATTCTGCAGAACGTTGGATAACTGATCTTTATATCTGTATTTTCAAGGATAAATCTTTCGTGAATAATCTCAATACTTTCGGTCATAACTCGTCTTTGCTTCTTTATTCCATTCTTTGTTACCGTATCCTTGATTCCTGGTGTGATTCTACTTATGTCATCTCTTTCTGTCAACCTTTTACTTAGTGAGCCTTTCTTTTGACGTTGTCTGCCTGCTGTAAATCTAAATTCATTAACTGCTTCTGTAatgattttgtattttctcatTAGCTTGCCCCGTATAATCTGTGATAGTGCctgctttcctttgttctttgATCTGTACTTATTCATTAGTTCTGCATTTAATGTGTATTGGAACTGTAGTGCTTTCTTTGCTTGATTTTTCATTAATCTCCTTTTAGCTCTGGATCCTTCACCTTTTTCAGTAGACCAATGTCTTAGAAGTTTTCTGGCTTTTGACCTTGGAGTGTCTTGACCTGTTGGTGTATTCAAAGAGGATTTCCGTTTCAATCTTAACAGGCGCATCTGAAGCCTATGTGCAAGTCGTTTTTGCTTTGCAATTTCCAACTTTAGCTGGTCATTGTCCCTGTAGCACTTTGCCATCAATCTTTTCTTCCTGCGTGTACTGTGATGTTCTGGAGGGATTTGTTCTAGAGCTGGTTGTGGTGAAGAAGGCGGTGTAAGAATGGTGTGAttacttttctttctttttctttgttttgattttattttcctcCATTCTTTTCTCTGCTTCCTTTGTTCTCGTGGTGTCATTTCAATGATGCGTTTGCGCTTTCCAACACCTATGTCactttgatattttgatttacatCTTGCAAGGAATTCTGCTCTTCTGTTGGGGTCCCTGTCTCTCTTTTCTCTATAACGACGTTGTTTTTCTGCGTTCGTCAACGGCATGATGCTCTGTAAAATAATTTAGATAGATAAGATgcaaaataaatgataatttacaAAATGCATCATGAGAAAAACGTAAAATCATATCAAATTTCGAATTCAATAAACatacaaaaagattatttttttaatctgttttttCCCTGGTGTTACTATTCTTTTTGATGTTTGTGGTTGTATTATTCTCTACCGAACATGTATAGAAATGTGTTATTAATTATGAGTTTAGGTTACCTATTTACtcaatatatttcttatttataaatgtactttttttcgtTCTTGACGCTTTATTGTTGTTTATGTGTCCAGTGTGTTACCATTATTTTCCCTGGTGTTACTTTCTCACTGATTTTATAATAGTGCATACGTTTTGTATTGTTTACATATATCATGACTTACACTCGTCTGTTTTGGTTTTATATAAAAtcgaaaaatgttataaaattcttttatatcatctttttcataggtttaattaaacatttgttcCTTCACATAACCGATTCTGTCCATTATGTTACTTATTTTTAGGTAACATAATGGACAGTAACACCAAGGATATATTTACGGGAAAACATTACCAATTGGAAAATTACTGCTCCCCAGTCACAAAATAAAATCTCATGTGCAACGTATTTTCATAAGCATTT
Proteins encoded:
- the LOC143058146 gene encoding uncharacterized protein LOC143058146; the protein is MSKRGLQATWNFHESGHGKGVPDGVGGTLKRTANDLVLRGKDITSAKSFVERIQEQESLVMLYEVVKEHIAEKTHLLASQNLKAVPGTFKLHQIRTSICGEIWYRDVSCTCVESCSEYGHNWKKAVLIVNSKHVQEKDREDSNLRGLIPEESGSKKSEEDKEAKTKYKKSCDHQEPDEYVPKDSDSSTREAFFLKTSNNLASCTTFTDVHKMCTKIQNEIERQQFNIDYNYFPSILNTGISVDEDSLQIFPRDISQKELLELTPVRIGADGNCLPYTGSVFAFGDQKRAEEIRVRMIIEQTIFKDCYLDQDYLKRGTDNSYTNNALSKTYAMYSDEYIPNERLSLRKVEMVYQKEVIKITKNRSYMGIWQLFSLSSILCRPLFSVYPMLGNPNVRNDLHRLILPRQNIGLETAYVMWTSTRTDMNEKNWVPNHFVAALKDIEMEEKDTIENVDPNDVTPHYLVDRYVLVEYDNKPYPGRVIDCDEAEKLEF